One Methanobacteriaceae archaeon genomic window, GATATCGTCAGTTAAGAGCAATGCAGTAACTGCAGCAGTACCTAAGAACAATAAGAATAAATAAGGACCGGAAACTTTTCTATATTTGGTTAAATAAACAAATACAACTAAAAATGTTAAAAGTCCAAGAGCAGCTATGAATATTTGTTGTAAGCTTGTAAATGAATATGTAATCGCTGGGTGATAAACCACGTTTGTTACATTATCCAAAATCGGTTCATATCCTCCAAAGTAGTGGAAACCATAATTGGACAATAATGGAATTATTGGAAGACAGATTGCAACTACAAATGCAAAGATTTTAGTAACTTTGTTGAATTTTGAAAAAGCACTAATAAGCAATGCTGCAATTAATGGAATGATAACCATAATTGGGATTAATTCATTCATCATATTCCTCCTGTTTTGATGTATCAGCCAACATTACACTAGTACTTAAAGTTCCATATCTTCTATAAAGAACCATTACCAATGCAAGCATAATAGCAAGAGTACTTGCACCAATTACAATACTAGTAAGTACTAAACCGAAAGGTAGCGGATATGCTGCATTTGAAGCAAACCATGTAGTGTCCATACCAGGCATTAAGATAGGTACAACACCACCAGCTTTATAACCAATAGCAACAATGAATAGGTTTACACCTTCTTCAATGAAACTAATACCAATAATTTTCTTTATGATGTTATCAACAAAAATTGCAGCATAAATCCCAACAATAATCAATGCAACTGAAGTTAATAATATCACTAATTGAGTTTGTGCCATTAGTTATCCACCCTCTGAGTTTTTTTAACAGCAAGAGCAATAAATACAGGTACAATAGCTGCACACACAATAGCCTGAGTCATAGCAACATCAGGTGCTAATAATACCTGGAAGAGAACTGCAATAGCTCCACCGGAAAATCCTGTTAATATTGCTGCTTTCAATAAATCTTTTTGGATAATAGCAAGGACGGCACTTAAAACTGCAATTAAACATAAAACATATACTATCATCTTACTCGCCCTCTTCAATTTCTAGTGTAGTTACAGAAAATCTTTCATCAGTTTTAAGTTTTTGTGAATTTTCACTTTCTAAAGATTGCATTTTATCTTTAGGATGTAAGAATGGATTATCTTCAACTACATCTTGTTCAACATTTTCTAAATCCAAATTATTTTCTCTATCTTCTTTTTTCCAATAAGCGTTAGCGATTGCATGTGCAATAAATGGTGCTAAAACAAAATAGATTCCAGCAAGTAAATATTGACCTAAACCAATCATTGCAAGGACACATGCAATATCAAAAACACCCACAATATGAATTCTTGCATAAACAACATTCTTTGTGTTTTTATCTAAACTAATAAGTCCAATTGCAGAAATTATAGTTAAAATAGCTGCTATGATAAGAATAATAGACTGAATATATTCTATCATTCTCCATCACCCCCCAAAACTACAGCAAAAGCAACAGTACCTACAAAACCAAAGAATATTAAAGCTAATGATATATCTCTAAAGAATTCGAGATTATACAAGCCACCAATGATTAATAATAAAACTGCAAATGCATTAACCACAGCAGAACTTCCTAAAATCCCCATAGAAGTGGATTTATAAGCACTTGCTCTTAATGCAACTAGCATAAATATCATTAATGCAATAATCATAAAATATTTTGAAATACTTAAAATATCCATACTATCTCACTCGATTAATCAATCAAAAATATTAAAATAACCCTATTCCAACATTTTCTTAATGTATTTTTCAAAAGGAATAACATCCTCTTTTGTTCTTGGAGAAATAGTAGCCACTTTGATAATGTTATTTTCACTGTCTAAATCAACAGACAAAGTACCAGGAGTCAAAGAAATACTGTTTGCCAAAATTGTCTGTGAAACTGGTCTTTCTAAAACAGTTTCAATATCAAAAACAACAGGATCAATATTTCTTCTCATAATTCCATTAAAAGCAACGTCAAAGGTTGCTTTAATGATTTCATAAATTAGGTCCAAGAAATAAATAATTCCATAACCAATTCTAGTTAAAAACATTAAATAAGCTCCATTTCATTAATAATTCAAAAAGTCAAAAAATGACTCTTTTATAACATTATTATTTATCATGATTATTTATTATAAATGTTATGTATTTACTGTGAAAAATCACAATAAAACATAAATAACGCATGTAATAATTTTTTAAAAAAAATAAATACTAATTTAAATCTATTTTTAAATAAAAAGAAGAATTTAAAACTCGTTAAAATCAATTTAGATAAAAATTAATGAGATAAAATATACATTTCATATAATTTAAATAAAACCTGTGCATGACCCATCATAGATAAAATCGCAAGGATAAATACCACCACTAATCCAAAATTTCTATAAACTTTATATGAAGAAATTGGAGCGAATAATTTAATTCCTGCTGGTGAAAATGAATCCAATACACTATGAGAAAAAATCCCCAAAAATAAACTAAGTACAATAGTAATATAGGATATTTCACCAGTTTTGATCATAAATAATGAAATAAAAAATATTGGAATGAAAATCATCAATAATTTTTTATTTAAGAACAAAAACCCTAAAAGTGCAATAAGAATTGCAAGTAACAAATAATGATCCCCTAAGGAGGTAACCAACATTATCAACTGCAAACTCCAAATTAAGATTAAGCTAATTGCAGCAGTTAATGTTAGTATACCGAATATTGAATGTGTAAAACTACGATGTTGCGAAAAATAAAATGTGACCCCTAAGAACACAATAATTAAACCAACATAGTAAGGTAATTTAAGTATATAAAGTGAAATGAAGACTACTAACCCCAAGATAATAATCTTATACACGCTTTCTTTTTTAAATTTATGATCAAAATCTGGAACATTTGCACCGATAAATGTCAAAGCAATTAACAACGGATTATGAAAAAACATACACGCAAGTATCAATGCAAATATTGAATGTCCTTTATAGGAAGACAACTTAAATCACCTTATTAAATAGTATTTAAATACTAATTAAAAATAAGTAATCCAAGAGCATTTGAAAAGAAATAATTAAAAAAATTAGATTCCAAAATAGGATAAAAAACTCTTCATTTGACTAAATGAAACATCAACAGCGCCCCTTCCAACACTACCAAACGGAGATAACACTTCACAGGTAACAGAAGGAATTCCTTTTAAATTACATGTATCTTCAATAGCACCATTATACATAGAAGAACTTGCAAAATCATATGAAATCATCTCAGAGCCAACATCACTTGAAATATAGTTAGCTATTAAAAAGCTCTCAGCAGTTGGAGATTTTGATGAAAAAACAGACTCACAACCAGGATTTGAGTTATATGATGTTGAGTGGAAATCTCCTACAGCAGAAATTCCTAAATTTTCAATAGCTTGAATAATAAGATTGCTTATTGAATTTTTAATATTAGCAGAACGGTTCAAATCACGTGAATTAAAACTTCTTTCATTGTTCATTGAAGATTTTGGAGCTGCAAATGGTATAAAATAAACAGTATTGTTAAGTTCTTTTTCCAATAATTCATTAATTAAATTTAGATTTGCCATTTGAGGAGATAATTCATTACCATGAATTCCAGATAAAACCAATACTTTCTTTCCACCATTTCCTAATTTAAAAATTGGAGTTCCATAAACAGATTTTTCTAAAATAAATTGATTAATAGGATTTAATTCCAGATTTTCCAGAATATGTTTATTTCTTGAGATGTACCCTCCTGAAAAATCAGAGATATAACTCATTTCAAGATTTCCAAATTGATCAATTTTTTTAAAATGCATAATTAATTATACATAAAAACTCTTATTTAAAAATAGGGATTACAGTGAAGAAATATATTAAGAGATTAATTAGACTTGTAAACTATGAAAGAGATGCTGAAATCGAAGTAATGACTCATGAAATCAGCACAATGTCAGGTAAAAAAAGAGAAGAACTAGGCAGAGCCATAAACAAAGTTAAAGGAAAGTTTCTAGGAAAAGAATTAGGATTACAAATTGTTCAGTTCGGCAGATCAGATAAAATTGAAACTGAAATATCTGTTGGAGATATGGTTTTAATAAGTAGTGATGACCCTCTAAGAAGTGATTTGACTGGAACAGTTACTGAAAAAGGTGCAAGATTCATAACAGTTGCATTTGACAAAAGAGTTCCAAGATGGGCTTTAAAAAAGAAAGTCAGAGTTGATTTATATGCAAATGATGTAACATTCAAAAGAATGGAGGATAATCTAAGACATTTAAGTTTAAAAGGAAAAGATGCACTTGAATATATTTTAAATGACAGAGACCCCAGAAAAAACAGACGTGTTCCATACATAGACTACATTGACGATTCTCTTAATAATTCACAAAAAGCAGCTATTGAAAATGCATTATCATGTGAAAACTTCTTTTTGATACACGGACCTTTTGGAACAGGAAAAACAAGAACTTTAGTTGAATTAATCTCACAGGAAACAAGACAAAACCACAAAGTTCTTGCAACAGCAGAAAGTAATGCTGCAGTTGATAACATCCTTGAGAGATTAATTGAAAATAAAAAATTGAATTTAACAAGACTTGGCCATCCACAAAGAGTATCTGAGAATAATATTTCTCAAACCTTGGCTTATAAAGTTGAAAAGCATGAACTAAACAGAAGAGTTAAGAAAATCCAAAAAAAGATTGAAAAATTAGTGGAAACAAGAAATTTACACACTCGTCCAAGCCCACAGTTTAGAAGAGGTCTTAGCGACTATGAAATATTAAATAATGCTTCAAAAGGAAAGAGCAGTCGTGGAGTTAGTCCTGAAAAGATGAAATCAATGGCAAAATGGATTGAATGCAACCAGGAAATTGATGAATTACATGATAATATAAAAAGAGTTGAAAACAAAATCATTCGTGATATCGTCGAAACCAGTGATGTTATTCTTACAACAAACTCATCTGCAGCACTTGATTCAATATCTAAAGTAAAATTTGATGTTGCAATTATTGACGAAGCATCACAAGCAACAATACCAAGCATATTAATTCCAATAGCTAAATCTCGCAGATTTATACTTGCAGGTGACCACAAACAGCTTCCCCCAACAATCATAAGTAAAAAAGCAAAAGAATTGGAAAAAACATTATTTGAAGAATTAATAAAACTTTATCCTTCAAAATCTCAGCTATTAAATGTTCAATATAGAATGAACAAAATGCTTATGAAATTCCCGAACAAGGAGTTTTACAATAACGGACTTAAAAGTGATTCAAGTGTTGATGAGATAAAAATTGACGATTTACTTGGATCTGATAACCATGAAGATGCTCTTTTATTTATCAATACTTCAAATGCATATGGCAATAAAGAAAATCACTTAAAAGATTCCAAATCCATAATAAATGAATTAGAATCAGATATTGCAGTTAAAATTGCTAAAGACTATTTGGATGCTGGCGTTATCGCAGATGATATTGGAATTATTAGCCCTTATGCAGATCAGGTAAAAATAATAGATAATAACACTCCTGTTGAAGTAAAAACTGTTGACGGTTTTCAGGGAAGAGAAAAAGAAATTATCATCATATCAACTGTTAGAAGTAATGATGATGGAAACATTGGATTTTTAAAGGACTTAAGAAGACTAAATGTGGCAATTACCAGAGCTAAAAGAAAATTAATCATTATTGGAAATAAAGAAACATTAAAAAACAGTCCTACATATGCAAGACTTATTGATTTTGTTGAAAATGAGGATTTATTAATTGATGTTTAAATCCACCATCACCCACTTATTTTTTTAAAATAAATTTCTAGGCTAATTTATAATTATAAATAGTATTAAAAACATACAATTAAATGAATAATAATTCTTATTGATTATAACGGTGACAAAAAATGACTGAAAAAGTAGTTTTAGCATTCAGTGGTGGATTAGATACCTCTGTATGTGTTAAATTATTAGAAGAAAAATACGATGTAGAAGTTATTACTGCATGTGTTGATGTAGGACAAGGCGACGAAGAAATGGAAAAAGCAAAAACCATGGCATCCAAAATCGGTGGATTAAAACACTATAACATCGATGCTAAAGAAGAATTTGCTAACGAATACATTGCACGTGGAATCAAAGCAAATGCAGAATATGAAGGATACCCATTAAGTACTGCGCTTGCAAGACCATTAATCGCACAAAAAATTATCGAAATTGCTGAAAAAGAAGGAGCAACTGCTATTGCACACGGTTGTACCGGAAAAGGAAACGACCAATTCAGATTTGAAGCAGTTATTCTTGCAATGTCTGATTTAGACATTATCGCTCCTATCAGAGAAATGAACTTAACCAGAACCGAAGAAAAAGAATATGCTGAATCTAAAGGTATCGAATTAAGTTATGATAAAATTTACAGTATTGATGAAAACCTTTGGGGAAGAGCAATTGAAGGAGATATCTTAGAAGATCCTGCAAATGAACCACCTGAAGACATTTACGAATGGACTTCTTCCTGGGAAGATGCAAAAGACGAACCAGAAAAAGTATCCATCGAATTTGAAGAAGGTATTCCAGTAGCTATAAACGGCGAAATTATGCCTTTAACCGATCTTATCAAAAAAGCAAATGAAATTGCTGGAAGCCACGGTATTGGAAGAATCGATACTATTGAAAACAGAATGATTGGTATTAAAAGTAGGGAAATCTACGAAACCCCTGGTGCTAAATTGTTAATTGCAGCTCACGAATCTTTAGAAGAATTAGTTTTAACTACTGATGAATTAAGATTTGCTGAATACATGTCAACCCTTTATGCTGACTTAGTATACAGAGCTCTCTGGCAAGAACCATTAAGAGAAGACCTTGACCAAGCAATTGACAAAATGCAAGAAAGAGTAAGCGGAGAAGTTGTATTGAAACTCTTCAAAGGTTCAATCCACCCAATTATCAGAAAATCTCCATTCAGCTTACACAGCATTGAACAAATCACCTTTGAAGACAAAGAAACTGACCAAAGAGAAGTTGAAGGTATGATTAAATACCATGGTCTTCAAGCTGCAAATTACCAAAAATTAAACAGATAGCTTTTTAGCTATCATTATCTTCTTTTTTTAAATCAAAATTAATAGGTTCAGGAATTAAAGTAATTCCATCTAACTGATTATCACATCTATAAACTAAAATTTCAACACCATTATCATAAGCTTCATTTAAAGTTTGAGAAAATACAGGATCATTTTCCCAGTTTGGTCTGAAGAATTTTCCTGCAGGATGTTGAATTAAGAAAAACGCAACACAGCGATTTCCCTGTTTTTTAAGTTTAATTAACTCTTTTAAATGCTTTGCACCTCTTTGTGTTGGAGCATCCGGAAATCTTGCTTCACCATCAACAATTAGTGTAACACCCTTTACTTCAACATAACATTGGCGTGAATCATCTGCAAGATATATGTCGATTCTTGAATTATCAACTGTTTTTTCTCTTTGATGAATAGAATAGCCAGAAAGTTCTTTTATTTTACCATCCAAGATTGCATCATATACAATACTGTTTGCTTGTTGAGAGTAAAGTGACACTAGGACATTCTTATTTTCTACAAAGTGAAGTGAGAATTTGGTTTTTCTTTTTGGATTGTCTGATGGTTTAAGCCAAACTACAGCATCTTCAACTAAAAGTTCCTTACACCTTCCTGTGTTTGGCACGTGCGCTATTTCCAAGTTTCCATCCACTTCAACTTCAGCAATGAACCTATTTGGACGATTTTTAAAAATCCCTCTAACATAATCCATTTTTAATCACATTACCGATAAATGATACTAAATCACTAGCACTAAATCCGTTTCCTTTTTCATCAAATGCCATGTCTCCTGCAAGTCCGTTAATGAAAACAGCTAAACATGCACTGTCAAAAGCATTTAATCCTTGAGCAAATAAAGCAGTTGCAATTCCTGAAAGTGCATCTCCTGTTCCACCAACTGTCATTCCAGGATTACCACTTTTATTAATTTTAAATTTAGTTCCAGATAAAATCAAGTCATATTTTCCTTTAACTATTACACTACCTTTAATTTGACGGGAAATTTGCTGGAACTGAGTAATATTTTCATCAACTTTTTTAAAGTCATATGAATCAATGTCAAGTTTTAAATCATTATTAACCTTGAAAAATGATTTAAATTCAAAAATATGAGGAGTTAAAATAATATCCTGTCTGTTTTTAATTAAAGTCATTTCAACCTGTTTTAGAGCATCTGCATCCAAAACTATTGGTTTTTTAATCTTTGAAACCAATACATTGAATAATTTTAAAGTATTATCAGATATTCCTGCTCCAGGACCAATTAATACTGCATCAACATCTTCTGATAACTCAATGATTTGTTGAGAATGTTCAAGTGATAATTCATCTCCTTCAAGTGATTTAACAATTAAATCTGGAGAAGTTGATTTGATAACTTTTGCTGCACTTTCGGGCGCCATAACATAAACCAAATCAGCACCTGCACCAATAGCTGCCATTCCTGCAATGGCTGGAGCACCAGAATAATCTTTAGAGCCACCTACAATAAGTAAACGACCATTGTTTCCTTTATGAGAATCCAAGTCACGTGCGTTCATTCTTAAAAAGTCACCATAATTTACAAAGTATTCTGCTTCAAATGGAATTCCAATATCTGCTGTTACAAGACCACCAACAACTTCTTCTTCAGCATTTCTCACACCAGTCTTGATTTTGTGAAAACTGATAGTGTAATCAGGCACAACAGCAACATCATCAACCTCACCAGTTAACGGATCCATTCCAGAAGGCACATCAACACTGATTTTAACACCTTTGGATTCATTTATTACTTCAATAGCTTTTTTAACATTGGTTTGAAGGTTTCCTTTAATTCCAGTACCTAAAATACCATCAACAATTACAAATTCACTGTTTTGTGATTTTGCAACTTCACAGTTTTCAATATCTTCAAGTGTTTTTAGATTGAAAATATTTAAACGGGAAAGACGAGGTTTCATGTTTTTTAATATTTCCAAATTGGTTTTTGCCTCACTAGAGTGAATATTTTCTTTAAGCATATAAATATCCACGTCATAACCTCTGTTCAAGAGATATCTTGCAGCAACAAATCCATCTCCACCATTTCCACCAGAACCTGTAAAAATAACTACTTTAACAGGTTTTGCAAAGGTATAAACTGCAATTTTACCAACTTCTTCTGCTAAAGATTTTCCTGCTGATTCCATTAAGCATAATCTAGATAAACCTAAGTATTCACAATTATAATCAGTAACCATCATATCAATTGGATCCAAAAAAATCACCTTAATTAAAATATAACTTCTTGATATAATATATATTATCTTAATAATAAGGAAACACATCTATGAGAAAAATAACAATAAAAATTTTAACAAAATTACCGACAAGATATTTGACTACGGGAATAATTATAATTATATTATTATTAATTTACGGAGTTGTTGGTTCATATTTCATAATGGACCTAAATATTGTTGATTCTATTTATTACTCCATTACTACAATGACAACCGTAGGTTATGGGGATTATATACCATATACTCCAATTGAGAAAATTTTTTCAACATCACTATCTCTTGCTGGTGTTGCATTACTCGCTTATGTGTTTAATATATTCTTAACAAATTTCCAACAAACAATGAAGAGATATTCAAAAGAGGCTAGGAAAATGAAAAAAATTAATGATATGGACGACTACTACATCCTTTGTGGATTTGGAAGAGTTGGAAAAGTAGTATTTGAAGAATTAAAAAACAGAAAACAAAATATAATTGTATTTGAAAAGGATAGTGAAATTTACGAAAGTATTGAAGAGGACAATTCAATTGTTACTATCCACAAAGATGCAACAGAAGATGATTTAATAGCTAAATTAGCTAATGAAAAATGTAACAGTGTAATCATCAGTACTGGAAATGATGTAAGTAACCTCTTTATTGTTTTAACAATTCGTGAAACCAATCCTGATGTGTGGATTGTTACAAGAGCAAGTAAAATCAAGAATATTTCACGTCTTAGAAAAGCAGGTGCAAATAAGATTGTCTCACCTGAGATTAGTGGTGGTCAGGATATGTTCTTTGAGTCTACAAAACCACACATCTTAAGAATAACTGTTAAACACGGTTTTGACGGAATATACGATGAATTTAAAGTTATTGAAAAACATGGATGTACCTTAGAAAACATTGATTACCATCTTCCAGGAATCAATACCCCACTTACACGTGAGTTTAATGTAAGAAGACTTGCAGATGGTAAAAAATACGGACAATACTTAAAAACACATGACGACCAAAGACAGGCATTGCAAAACCTCTATAAAGTAGCTTACAACGTCCATTCACACTTTATTATTGGTCCTGATAAAAAATCTTTAGAAAATATGGTTGAAGATTTGAAAAAACTCGAAGAAGTTATTGGAATTAATTTAACAAACGAAGAAATTGCTGAAATGACAAAAAACGATATTAAATAGCAATTTTCTAATAAAAATAAATAAAAAAAGAAAAGAGAATTATTCTTAGAATAATTCTTGTAAGTTCATGATGTAAGCACCTAATTTACCGTCGAAGTTACCTGCACTAATTTCAAGTACTCCATCAACAGCACATGCAGCTTCAATACCTGCTTTCATTGCTGCTTTAACGGATTCTTCGTCTACACCATCAATAACAATTTCAAATACACCGTCAGCATCGTCTCTGATATCAGAGTCTACTTCACCTTTTAAGGTTACACACATTTTTTCGTTAGTAGATGCGTTTAAGAATTTTGCGTATTTGTTAGATCCTACTTTAGAACCGGATGCAACCATACCACCAGGGAACGGAGTGATTACTCCTTCAACTTTGGAGATAGCTTCAACAGCTGCTTGTGCTGCTTCTACACCAGTCATTTGATCTTTTGCTAAAATAAAGAAGTTTCCTCCAGCAACACCATCTTTGTATCCGAATTCAGATTCTACTAAGAAGTCTCCGGACATAATTGGGATGGAGTGGATTTTTCTTCCGTCAATTTCACATTCTTTTTCGAAACCGTCACCGAAGAATTTTAATTTGTTACCAGTTTTTAAAGTGGTTTCTGATTCAAGACAGTTAAATGCTGCTGCAGTAGGTGAAGTTAAAATACACATTCCAATTCTTTCCATTAATTCATGGTCAAGTGCTTTTTTACCACCTTGGCAAATCATAATAACATAACCAGGTCTTCCATCAGGAGTGTTTTCAGCTGGTACAAAACAGTCAATACCTGCTTCTGCAGGACATCCAATAACAGAAGTTCCGTAACCGGTTGCTTCAGTTGCTGCGATTTTTGCTAATTCTTCAGTTGCTGCAGTAACTAAGATTCTAGTTACTTTAATTCCGAAACCTTCTGCGTAAGTATCTTTAATTTCTACACCATTAATTTCCATGATTTCACCAAAATTAATATACAAAAAATAAATTTTTTGCTATAATAAAAAATATGTGAATAAATTAAAATAAAGTTTTCTATTTAATCATCACATTCATTTTCACTAGATTGTTCAATTTCATCATCTGAGGAAAGTAATGAACTATTACTAAGAATTGAAGAACCATAGTGAGGTAAAATAAGCATACCTATTATTGTAGCTAACCAGAATGAAATTAATCTTTCAATAACAGTTGCTGCTGCACTAACTGAAGCAGATATGCCTGCAACAGAATAAAATACAACCATAATTCCATCAACAGCACCAAGACCACCTGGAAGAAGTGGGACCATACCGACTAAAGAAGCAATAATGAATACTTCACCAATAATAATAGGATTGATTGTAGCACCAAATGCTAAAAATACAATATAAACTCTTAAAATTTCAAGAATCCAAATTATAAAAGATAACGGCAATGCATAATATGTAACAGTTCTACTTGAAAGAACAATTCTCATAGTTTCCTGGAAATCAGAAATCATTTTATGAACTTTATTTTCCAATTCTTCTGAGTTTTTCTTATAAAATCTTCTAAGTAATCCGATTACCCATCCATCAACGCGCTTTCCAAAATTAGGATTTATGGACATATAAATAATTATGATTAAAATAGCAACAATAGCTATTACTGCAAGAATCATTAAAATAAGCAACCAAATTGCCATTTTGAAGTATAAAGTTGAAGAAATAACTGTAAAAATCGCCAATATAATAAATGGAAAAGTGTCTAATGTTCTATCTGCTACAACAGTAGCAAACGCATCTTGCATAGGATATTTTCCTTCCCTGGATAAAATATATGCTCTAACAGGTTCTCCCCCACCACGTCCTGAAGGAGTAATATTATTTACAGCAAGACCTACTAAAGTCATTGGAAGTAATTTTTTAAAACTCATGTCAATATCAGCCAAACTATTGAGAATTTGCCAACGTAGAGTGTATAAAACAAAAACAACTACTTGCACTCCAACAGCCAATAATAATAATCCAGCATTAGCCATTTTTAATGCAGCAATAACTTCATTTATTCCAACTAACCCTAACATCACAGCTAGTATAAGAATACTTATCCCAAGAAAAAATATTGATTTTTTATCCATAGTATCTATATTATCCTTTTCAATACTTATAAATATATATAGAAATATGTTCAATAAATAGAATAGTATGAGATATATAACTAAAACAGATTTGTTGATTATAGGAATGAATTCCGGATATTTGATGATT contains:
- a CDS encoding cation:proton antiporter subunit C, with protein sequence MAQTQLVILLTSVALIIVGIYAAIFVDNIIKKIIGISFIEEGVNLFIVAIGYKAGGVVPILMPGMDTTWFASNAAYPLPFGLVLTSIVIGASTLAIMLALVMVLYRRYGTLSTSVMLADTSKQEEYDE
- a CDS encoding DUF4040 domain-containing protein, translating into MIVYVLCLIAVLSAVLAIIQKDLLKAAILTGFSGGAIAVLFQVLLAPDVAMTQAIVCAAIVPVFIALAVKKTQRVDN
- a CDS encoding cation:proton antiporter, with the protein product MIEYIQSIILIIAAILTIISAIGLISLDKNTKNVVYARIHIVGVFDIACVLAMIGLGQYLLAGIYFVLAPFIAHAIANAYWKKEDRENNLDLENVEQDVVEDNPFLHPKDKMQSLESENSQKLKTDERFSVTTLEIEEGE
- a CDS encoding monovalent cation/H+ antiporter complex subunit F; this translates as MDILSISKYFMIIALMIFMLVALRASAYKSTSMGILGSSAVVNAFAVLLLIIGGLYNLEFFRDISLALIFFGFVGTVAFAVVLGGDGE
- a CDS encoding monovalent cation/H+ antiporter subunit E, with amino-acid sequence MFLTRIGYGIIYFLDLIYEIIKATFDVAFNGIMRRNIDPVVFDIETVLERPVSQTILANSISLTPGTLSVDLDSENNIIKVATISPRTKEDVIPFEKYIKKMLE
- a CDS encoding metal-dependent hydrolase codes for the protein MSSYKGHSIFALILACMFFHNPLLIALTFIGANVPDFDHKFKKESVYKIIILGLVVFISLYILKLPYYVGLIIVFLGVTFYFSQHRSFTHSIFGILTLTAAISLILIWSLQLIMLVTSLGDHYLLLAILIALLGFLFLNKKLLMIFIPIFFISLFMIKTGEISYITIVLSLFLGIFSHSVLDSFSPAGIKLFAPISSYKVYRNFGLVVVFILAILSMMGHAQVLFKLYEMYILSH
- a CDS encoding succinylglutamate desuccinylase/aspartoacylase family protein, which translates into the protein MHFKKIDQFGNLEMSYISDFSGGYISRNKHILENLELNPINQFILEKSVYGTPIFKLGNGGKKVLVLSGIHGNELSPQMANLNLINELLEKELNNTVYFIPFAAPKSSMNNERSFNSRDLNRSANIKNSISNLIIQAIENLGISAVGDFHSTSYNSNPGCESVFSSKSPTAESFLIANYISSDVGSEMISYDFASSSMYNGAIEDTCNLKGIPSVTCEVLSPFGSVGRGAVDVSFSQMKSFLSYFGI
- a CDS encoding IGHMBP2 family helicase; this translates as MKKYIKRLIRLVNYERDAEIEVMTHEISTMSGKKREELGRAINKVKGKFLGKELGLQIVQFGRSDKIETEISVGDMVLISSDDPLRSDLTGTVTEKGARFITVAFDKRVPRWALKKKVRVDLYANDVTFKRMEDNLRHLSLKGKDALEYILNDRDPRKNRRVPYIDYIDDSLNNSQKAAIENALSCENFFLIHGPFGTGKTRTLVELISQETRQNHKVLATAESNAAVDNILERLIENKKLNLTRLGHPQRVSENNISQTLAYKVEKHELNRRVKKIQKKIEKLVETRNLHTRPSPQFRRGLSDYEILNNASKGKSSRGVSPEKMKSMAKWIECNQEIDELHDNIKRVENKIIRDIVETSDVILTTNSSAALDSISKVKFDVAIIDEASQATIPSILIPIAKSRRFILAGDHKQLPPTIISKKAKELEKTLFEELIKLYPSKSQLLNVQYRMNKMLMKFPNKEFYNNGLKSDSSVDEIKIDDLLGSDNHEDALLFINTSNAYGNKENHLKDSKSIINELESDIAVKIAKDYLDAGVIADDIGIISPYADQVKIIDNNTPVEVKTVDGFQGREKEIIIISTVRSNDDGNIGFLKDLRRLNVAITRAKRKLIIIGNKETLKNSPTYARLIDFVENEDLLIDV
- a CDS encoding argininosuccinate synthase, with protein sequence MTEKVVLAFSGGLDTSVCVKLLEEKYDVEVITACVDVGQGDEEMEKAKTMASKIGGLKHYNIDAKEEFANEYIARGIKANAEYEGYPLSTALARPLIAQKIIEIAEKEGATAIAHGCTGKGNDQFRFEAVILAMSDLDIIAPIREMNLTRTEEKEYAESKGIELSYDKIYSIDENLWGRAIEGDILEDPANEPPEDIYEWTSSWEDAKDEPEKVSIEFEEGIPVAINGEIMPLTDLIKKANEIAGSHGIGRIDTIENRMIGIKSREIYETPGAKLLIAAHESLEELVLTTDELRFAEYMSTLYADLVYRALWQEPLREDLDQAIDKMQERVSGEVVLKLFKGSIHPIIRKSPFSLHSIEQITFEDKETDQREVEGMIKYHGLQAANYQKLNR
- the sfsA gene encoding DNA/RNA nuclease SfsA; this encodes MDYVRGIFKNRPNRFIAEVEVDGNLEIAHVPNTGRCKELLVEDAVVWLKPSDNPKRKTKFSLHFVENKNVLVSLYSQQANSIVYDAILDGKIKELSGYSIHQREKTVDNSRIDIYLADDSRQCYVEVKGVTLIVDGEARFPDAPTQRGAKHLKELIKLKKQGNRCVAFFLIQHPAGKFFRPNWENDPVFSQTLNEAYDNGVEILVYRCDNQLDGITLIPEPINFDLKKEDNDS